A single region of the Sorghum bicolor cultivar BTx623 chromosome 9, Sorghum_bicolor_NCBIv3, whole genome shotgun sequence genome encodes:
- the LOC8072509 gene encoding uncharacterized protein LOC8072509, giving the protein MGMAADATTAMTIDFLRARLLSERSVSRAAKERADHLAKRVVELEEQLRTVTAQRRKAERAAAEVLAILDAQGFGRLSDAGDDSGSEDEAGTGDRDPDAAERDGGGGNAAEDALSGSEPGAPAAAAAAAAQAGGLSWRGRAASPDECERRRPMHQQHRSRQPRQRHGHGHRRGYFYSSRAADSSPKYHPGQSCRKIKKKELTRSQTGGEEEGNDNAVESTEDGQGRSDCTVCTDEPADFDGEVSQDWRGSSSNGGVEDRDDRAMVYEKDGEMERVLEKQAELIGQFEAEENAQREWEEKFSKNRDSATDNINLNNKLNQAEIACGRRETARVVDKEVVCEQARSSDNNLHCINNPSECLPNGPVSELPQNVAKDSIIEQCKSDGFGHDCVVTTAAVIPSHGELQVRKAALTTKSNPEGSGNNPGKPALPPQGSCDNRLNVEHRRGQGDENSDSGSSCHVKARSSERYIDTSSVGSPLSDTPKSEVSEWSSSCFHNHTDNQLDTQFQQCSNKDVGGVLEALQRAKMSLRAKLSWPSPPSQNILALQAPDDLPVNGMELSLSRSTPLSQEILALPTPEDYLNRVLPHDEVKVPVGPAGLFRLPTDSFPRNEMASRDGYGSRFSLTSMSPSYVWSSYHADHIMPALSFSDYGSGLSLDPYYDPPSSMLLSMPAAGGRSVPVSDFRIGDGSFLREVPRPGNY; this is encoded by the exons ATGGGGATGGCGGCGGACGCGACGACGGCCATGACCATCGACTTCCTCCGCGCGCGCCTCCTCTCCGAGCGCTCCGTCTCTCGCGCCGCCAAGGAGCGGGCCGACCACCTTGCCAAGCGG GTGGTGGAGCTGGAGGAGCAGCTCCGGACGGTGACGGCGCAGCGGCGCAAGGCGGAGCGGGCGGCCGCGGAGGTGCTCGCCATCCTCGACGCCCAGGGCTTCGGCCGCCTATCCGACGCCGGGGACGACTCAGGCTCAGAGGACGAGGCTGGCACGGGCGACCGCGACCCCGATGCCGCCGAGAGGGACGGGGGCGGCGGGAATGCGGCGGAGGACGCGCTGTCGGGGTCGGAGCCGGGagccccggcggcggcggcggcggcggctgctcaGGCCGGGGGCTTGTCATGGAGAGGCCGCGCCGCGAGCCCCGACGAATGCGAGAGGCGGCGGCCGATGCACCAGCAGCACAGGAGCAGGCAGCCAAGGCAGAGGCACGGCCACGGTCACAGGAGGGGCTACTTTTACTCTTCCCGCGCCGCGGATTCGTCGCCCAAGTACCACCCGGGGCAGTCGTGCCGgaagatcaagaagaaggagctgaCGAG ATCTCAGACAGGAGGCGAGGAGGAGGGCAACGACAATGCAGTGGAGAGCACGGAGGACGGGCAGGGGAGATCAGACTGTACTGTTTGCACTGATGAGCCGGCTGATTTTGATGGCGAGGTGAGCCAAGATTGGCGTGGGTCTTCTAGTAATGGAGGAGTGGAGGATCGTGATGATCGTGCCATGGTATATGAGAAGGATGGGGAGATGGAGAGGGTACTCGAGAAGCAGGCCGAGCTAATTGGACAGTTCGAGGCTGAAGAAAATGCTCAGAGGGAGTGGGAGGAGAAATTCAGCAAGAACCGGGATTCAGCTACG GATAATATTAACTTAAACAATAAGCTAAATCAGGCTGAAATTGCTTGTGGGAGGAGGGAGACTGCTCGGGTTGTAGATAAAGAAGTGGTTTGTGAACAGGCAAGATCAAGTGACAATAATCTTCATTGCATCAACAACCCCTCTGAATGTCTACCAAACGGCCCTGTTTCAGAATTGCCCCAAAATGTAGCCAAAGATAGTATTATTGAACAGTGCAAATCTGATGGGTTTGGTCATGATTGTGTAGTGACTACTGCAGCAGTAATTCCAAGCCACGGTGAACTGCAGGTTAGGAAGGCTGCGCTGACAACTAAAAGCAATCCTGAAGGAAGTGGCAATAATCCTGGGAAACCAGCTCTGCCACCACAGGGAAGCTGTGATAACAGACTAAATGTAGAACATCGAAGGGGTCAAGGAGATGAAAATTCAGACAGTGGTTCAAGCTGCCATGTGAAGGCTCGATCTTCTGAGCGATACATAGACACATCATCAGTTGGGAGCCCGCTAAGTGATACCCCTAAAAGCGAAGTCTCAGAATGGAGCTCCTCATGCTTCCATAACCATACCGATAACCAACTTGATACACAATTTCAGCAATGCTCAAACAAAGATGTAGGAGGGGTGCTAGAGGCCCTTCAACGTGCCAAGATGTCTCTCAGAGCAAAGCTGAGCTGGCCAAGTCCTCCCAGCCAGAACATATTGGCACTTCAAGCACCGGATGATTTGCCAGTCAACGGCATGGAACTTTCACTCAGCAGGTCAACCCCTCTCAGTCAGGAAATATTGGCACTACCAACACCAGAGGACTACCTTAACAGGGTCTTACCACATGATGAGGTGAAAGTACCAGTAGGTCCTGCTGGTTTGTTTCGTTTGCCAACAGATTCGTTTCCCAGAAATGAGATGGCCTCAAGGGACGGCTATGGTTCAAGGTTCAGTTTGACCTCGATGAGTCCATCCTACGTATGGTCAAGCTACCATGCTGATCATATTATGCCAGCTCTGTCCTTTTCTGACTATGGTTCTGGGTTGTCACTGGATCCATACTATGATCCTCCAAGTTCCATGTTGCTATCCATGCCCGCTGCTGGTGGGCGTAGCGTCCCTGTGTCAGATTTCAGAATAGGGGATGGTTCCTTCCTCCGAGAAGTTCCACGGCCTGGCAACTATTAG
- the LOC8072508 gene encoding 60S acidic ribosomal protein P2B isoform X1 has translation MKVIAAYLLAVLGGNTSPTADDVKNILESVGAEADEEKLEFLLTELKDKDITEVIAAGRERLSSVTSGGGAIAMGAPAAAAGGAAPAEEPKKEEKVEEKEESDEDMGFSLFD, from the exons ATGAAGGTAATAGCTGCCTACCTGCTTGCTGTTCTGGGTGGAAACACTTCTCCGACTGCTGATGATGTTAAGAACATTCTGGAATCAG TTGGTGCTGAAGCTGATGAAGAGAAACTGGAGTTCCTGCTCACAGAACTCAAAGACAAGGACATAACAGAAGTGATTGCAGCCGGAAGGGAAAGGTTATCCTCTGTGACTTCAGGTGGTGGTGCAATTGCCATGGGAGCTCCGGCTGCTGCAGCTGGTGGTGCGGCACCTGCTGAAGAGCCAAAGAAGGAGGAGAAAGTCGAAGAGAAGGAAGAGTCTGATGAA GATATGGGTTTCAGCTTGTTCGATTAA
- the LOC8072508 gene encoding 60S acidic ribosomal protein P2B isoform X2 has translation MFGTLLTAVLLSAAAGIRFFSYPRFRFSSRGICAVFRMKVIAAYLLAVLGGNTSPTADDVKNILESVGAEADEEKLEFLLTELKDKDITEVIAAGRERLSSVTSGGGAIAMGAPAAAAGGAAPAEEPKKEEKVEEKEESDEDMGFSLFD, from the exons ATGTTCGGGACACTGCTGACTGCTGTGCTACTGTCCGCCGCCGCAGGCATCCGCTTCTTCTCTTATCCTAGGTTCAGGTTCAGCTCTCGAG GCATTTGTGCAGTTTTCAGGATGAAGGTAATAGCTGCCTACCTGCTTGCTGTTCTGGGTGGAAACACTTCTCCGACTGCTGATGATGTTAAGAACATTCTGGAATCAG TTGGTGCTGAAGCTGATGAAGAGAAACTGGAGTTCCTGCTCACAGAACTCAAAGACAAGGACATAACAGAAGTGATTGCAGCCGGAAGGGAAAGGTTATCCTCTGTGACTTCAGGTGGTGGTGCAATTGCCATGGGAGCTCCGGCTGCTGCAGCTGGTGGTGCGGCACCTGCTGAAGAGCCAAAGAAGGAGGAGAAAGTCGAAGAGAAGGAAGAGTCTGATGAA GATATGGGTTTCAGCTTGTTCGATTAA
- the LOC8072508 gene encoding 60S acidic ribosomal protein P2B isoform X3 produces MFGTLLTAVLLSAAAGIRFFSYPRFRFSSRVFRMKVIAAYLLAVLGGNTSPTADDVKNILESVGAEADEEKLEFLLTELKDKDITEVIAAGRERLSSVTSGGGAIAMGAPAAAAGGAAPAEEPKKEEKVEEKEESDEDMGFSLFD; encoded by the exons ATGTTCGGGACACTGCTGACTGCTGTGCTACTGTCCGCCGCCGCAGGCATCCGCTTCTTCTCTTATCCTAGGTTCAGGTTCAGCTCTCGAG TTTTCAGGATGAAGGTAATAGCTGCCTACCTGCTTGCTGTTCTGGGTGGAAACACTTCTCCGACTGCTGATGATGTTAAGAACATTCTGGAATCAG TTGGTGCTGAAGCTGATGAAGAGAAACTGGAGTTCCTGCTCACAGAACTCAAAGACAAGGACATAACAGAAGTGATTGCAGCCGGAAGGGAAAGGTTATCCTCTGTGACTTCAGGTGGTGGTGCAATTGCCATGGGAGCTCCGGCTGCTGCAGCTGGTGGTGCGGCACCTGCTGAAGAGCCAAAGAAGGAGGAGAAAGTCGAAGAGAAGGAAGAGTCTGATGAA GATATGGGTTTCAGCTTGTTCGATTAA